One genomic window of Polaromonas sp. SP1 includes the following:
- a CDS encoding MBL fold metallo-hydrolase yields MAAPDLPAGLHVFERGWLSANNILFTDGDETLLVDSGYCTHAPQTLSLVESVLGSRPLDILVNTHLHSDHCGGNAVLQARYPVLRTLIPPGHANQVANWDPVALTYLPTGQLCPQFSFADVLQSGASMQFGSQTWEVHAAPGHDPHSLIFFEPRHRLLISADALWENGFGVVFPELEGADAFSEVAATLDLIERLNPKTVIPGHGRVFLYSPEVLARARQRLTSFINNPPRHAHHAAKVLLKFKLLETQRQDYDEFAQWAIETPYFMQIKTKFFTNIPARTWIEQLSSELVGAGAAKREGAQIVNA; encoded by the coding sequence ATGGCAGCGCCGGACTTACCCGCCGGGCTGCATGTTTTCGAGCGCGGCTGGCTCTCTGCAAACAATATTCTCTTCACTGACGGGGATGAAACCCTCCTGGTAGACAGCGGTTATTGCACGCACGCACCCCAGACGCTGTCATTGGTCGAGTCTGTTTTGGGCTCCCGGCCTCTCGACATCCTCGTCAATACGCACTTGCACAGTGATCATTGCGGCGGCAACGCAGTTTTACAGGCGCGTTACCCAGTTTTGCGCACGCTCATTCCTCCCGGCCATGCAAACCAGGTCGCCAATTGGGACCCGGTGGCGCTGACTTATCTGCCGACAGGGCAGCTTTGCCCGCAGTTCAGCTTTGCGGACGTCCTTCAATCTGGTGCATCCATGCAATTTGGGTCGCAGACCTGGGAAGTGCATGCCGCACCCGGGCATGATCCACATTCACTGATTTTCTTCGAGCCCAGGCACCGGTTGTTGATTTCTGCTGATGCCTTGTGGGAAAACGGGTTCGGCGTCGTTTTTCCAGAGCTCGAAGGAGCGGATGCGTTCTCGGAAGTTGCTGCAACCCTCGATCTGATTGAGCGTTTGAATCCGAAGACTGTCATTCCAGGACACGGCCGCGTGTTCTTATACAGCCCCGAAGTGCTTGCGCGAGCACGCCAACGGCTGACCTCATTTATCAACAACCCGCCCAGACACGCGCACCATGCAGCAAAGGTGCTGCTTAAATTCAAACTACTCGAAACACAGCGGCAGGATTACGATGAGTTTGCACAGTGGGCCATTGAAACGCCATATTTCATGCAAATCAAAACCAAGTTTTTTACGAATATTCCTGCCCGCACATGGATTGAGCAACTGAGTAGCGAACTGGTCGGCGCCGGCGCAGCCAAAAGGGAAGGTGCGCAGATCGTGAACGCTTAA
- a CDS encoding AMP-binding protein, protein MNKHWLKSYPEGVSHEINTEQFHSLSHLLEDSFKKNAAKPFSVCMDRWMSYGQLDELSSAFGAWLQSLGLEPGARVAIMLPNVPQFAVTMAAILRAGYTCVNVNPLYTARELEHQLRDSGATTIVILENFAATLAEVIERTQVKNVVMAAMGDLLGFWYGQWITFAVRHLAKLVPAYKLPLGEGRTVTAFNRAVAEGSRLTLRPAQTTLDSIAFLQYTGGTTGLSKGAVLTHRNIVAAILQAEEWFTPALKRVGDVSKTNNIAALPLYHIFALTLCLLTIRWGAHLTLIPNPRDFGKFIEVLKKRPFHMLPAVNTLFNALLQHPQFKTVDFSNLCVSQAGGMAASEGTAKHWLEVTGCPMIEGWGMSETCAIGTNNPVTNKEFTGTIGLPLPSIEVAIKDDDGKSLALGESGEICIKGPQVMTGYYRQAEENKKAFTSDGFMRTGDIGIMDERGYTKIIDRKKDMIIVSGFNVFPNELENVISLCPGVIECAAIGIADEKQGEAIKVFVVKNDPTLTEDDVSAYCKQHLTGYKRPKYIEFRDDLPKTNVGKILRRELRTAA, encoded by the coding sequence ATGAACAAGCATTGGCTCAAGAGTTATCCAGAAGGCGTCTCGCACGAGATCAACACCGAGCAGTTCCACTCGCTCTCGCACCTGCTTGAAGACTCGTTCAAGAAGAACGCAGCCAAACCGTTTTCGGTTTGCATGGACCGCTGGATGAGCTACGGTCAGCTCGACGAGCTGTCCTCGGCCTTCGGGGCCTGGCTGCAAAGCCTGGGGCTCGAGCCTGGCGCCCGCGTGGCGATCATGTTGCCGAATGTGCCGCAGTTCGCCGTCACCATGGCCGCCATCTTGCGCGCGGGTTACACCTGCGTGAATGTCAACCCGCTCTACACGGCGCGCGAGCTGGAGCACCAGCTCCGGGATTCCGGGGCAACGACCATCGTCATCCTTGAAAACTTTGCGGCCACACTGGCCGAAGTGATTGAGCGAACACAGGTGAAAAATGTTGTGATGGCCGCCATGGGCGATTTGCTCGGCTTTTGGTATGGGCAATGGATCACTTTTGCGGTCCGCCATCTCGCCAAGCTGGTGCCTGCCTACAAGTTGCCGCTGGGCGAAGGGCGCACCGTGACGGCCTTTAATCGCGCGGTTGCGGAAGGCAGCCGCCTGACACTGCGGCCCGCGCAGACCACGCTGGATTCGATTGCGTTCCTGCAATACACCGGCGGAACCACCGGGTTGTCAAAAGGTGCCGTGCTCACACATCGCAACATCGTGGCGGCCATTTTGCAGGCAGAAGAATGGTTCACCCCCGCGCTCAAACGTGTCGGCGACGTCAGCAAGACCAATAACATCGCGGCGTTGCCGCTGTATCACATCTTCGCGCTCACGCTATGCCTGCTCACCATACGCTGGGGCGCTCACCTGACGCTCATTCCGAATCCGCGGGACTTCGGCAAGTTCATCGAGGTTCTGAAAAAACGGCCCTTTCACATGTTGCCGGCGGTCAATACCCTCTTCAATGCGCTGCTTCAACATCCGCAATTCAAGACCGTGGACTTTTCAAACCTCTGCGTTTCTCAGGCAGGCGGCATGGCCGCGTCTGAAGGGACGGCAAAACACTGGCTGGAAGTGACGGGTTGCCCCATGATCGAAGGCTGGGGCATGAGCGAGACATGCGCCATCGGCACCAACAATCCCGTGACCAACAAGGAGTTCACCGGAACGATCGGCCTGCCGTTGCCGAGCATTGAGGTGGCCATCAAGGATGACGATGGAAAGTCGCTGGCGCTCGGTGAATCCGGCGAAATCTGCATCAAGGGCCCACAGGTCATGACGGGCTATTACCGGCAAGCCGAAGAAAACAAGAAGGCCTTTACGTCAGACGGCTTCATGCGAACCGGCGATATCGGCATCATGGACGAACGTGGTTACACCAAAATCATCGATCGCAAGAAAGACATGATCATTGTTTCGGGCTTTAACGTATTTCCCAATGAGCTTGAGAACGTCATTTCCCTGTGCCCCGGCGTCATTGAATGCGCCGCCATCGGCATTGCCGACGAAAAGCAAGGTGAAGCAATCAAGGTTTTTGTGGTCAAAAACGACCCTACACTGACTGAAGACGACGTCAGCGCCTACTGCAAGCAGCATCTGACGGGCTACAAACGACCTAAATACATTGAATTCCGCGATGACCTACCCAAAACCAATGTCGGAAAAATCCTCAGGCGTGAGCTGCGCACAGCGGCCTGA
- a CDS encoding GMC family oxidoreductase gives MSQLKDPIREGLARGWKVMGGPHAPVPEKITCDVAIIGSGAGAGITAELLTKAGLQVVIIEEGPLKSSSDFNQKESEAYPSLYQESAARKTEDKAINILQGRCVGGSTTVNWTSSFRTPASTLQFWQDRFGLGGYTVDALAPYFAQAEQRLNITPWLVPPNENNDLLRRGAAKLGIPASAISRNVKGCWNLGSCGLGCPTNAKQSMLVTTIPAALDLGAMLLVETRADSFELANGKVTALLCRRVQGLEKKTALAQVQHGRVAIKIVAKHYVLAGGAINSPAVLLRSQAPDPHGVLGARTFLHPVVMSSSVFDHKVEAWSGAPQTIYSDHFLETQAIDGPIGYKLEAPPLHPVIFASTVPGFGQGQHDLLKSFPYNHTLLALLRDGFHDESPGGAVKLRGDGSAVLDYPLTPYVMEGGRKALLSMMEIQFAAGAKQVLPLHEMAQPYTSWEQARDAVNALPMKPMLTRVVSAHVMGGCGLAGTERQGVTRPDGVHWQLENLSIHDGSLFPTSIGANPQLSIYGAVNRLAQGLAKKLSGRDVTLA, from the coding sequence ATGAGTCAACTGAAAGACCCGATCCGCGAAGGCCTGGCGCGCGGCTGGAAAGTCATGGGCGGCCCGCATGCCCCTGTGCCTGAAAAAATCACGTGCGACGTGGCCATCATCGGCAGCGGCGCCGGCGCCGGCATCACGGCCGAACTGCTGACCAAGGCCGGCCTGCAGGTGGTGATCATTGAAGAGGGGCCGCTCAAGAGCAGCAGCGACTTCAACCAGAAAGAATCAGAAGCCTATCCTTCGCTCTACCAGGAAAGCGCTGCGCGCAAAACCGAAGACAAGGCCATCAACATCCTGCAAGGCCGCTGTGTCGGCGGCTCCACCACGGTGAACTGGACCAGCTCATTTCGCACGCCGGCCTCCACGCTGCAGTTCTGGCAAGACCGGTTCGGGTTGGGCGGCTACACCGTCGACGCGCTCGCGCCGTATTTTGCGCAAGCCGAACAGCGACTGAATATCACGCCGTGGCTGGTGCCTCCCAACGAGAACAACGACCTCCTGCGCCGGGGCGCGGCCAAGCTGGGGATTCCTGCGTCGGCCATCTCGCGCAACGTCAAGGGTTGCTGGAACCTGGGCTCTTGCGGCCTTGGTTGCCCGACCAACGCCAAGCAGTCCATGCTGGTCACGACCATCCCGGCGGCGCTGGATCTCGGGGCGATGCTGCTGGTCGAAACCCGCGCAGACAGCTTCGAGCTGGCCAACGGAAAAGTCACGGCATTGCTCTGCAGGCGTGTTCAAGGTTTAGAGAAAAAAACGGCTCTAGCCCAGGTACAGCATGGGCGGGTAGCTATAAAAATAGTAGCAAAACACTACGTGCTTGCCGGTGGCGCCATCAACTCGCCCGCGGTGCTCTTGCGTTCGCAGGCGCCCGATCCTCACGGCGTGCTGGGCGCCAGGACTTTTCTCCATCCGGTGGTGATGTCCTCCAGCGTCTTTGACCACAAAGTCGAGGCCTGGAGCGGCGCGCCCCAGACGATTTACTCCGACCATTTTCTGGAAACGCAGGCCATCGACGGCCCCATCGGCTACAAGCTCGAGGCGCCGCCGCTGCACCCGGTGATCTTTGCGTCCACCGTGCCGGGCTTCGGCCAGGGCCAGCATGACCTGCTCAAATCCTTTCCGTACAACCACACGCTGCTGGCCCTGCTGCGGGACGGTTTTCACGATGAGTCTCCGGGCGGTGCGGTCAAACTGCGGGGCGATGGTTCTGCCGTGCTGGACTATCCGCTGACACCTTACGTCATGGAGGGCGGGCGCAAGGCGCTGCTGTCGATGATGGAAATCCAGTTTGCCGCCGGCGCCAAACAGGTGTTACCGCTGCATGAGATGGCTCAGCCTTATACCTCGTGGGAGCAGGCGCGTGACGCCGTCAATGCGCTGCCCATGAAGCCCATGCTGACCCGCGTGGTCAGTGCGCACGTCATGGGCGGTTGCGGCCTGGCGGGCACTGAGCGCCAGGGCGTCACCCGCCCGGACGGCGTGCACTGGCAGCTGGAGAACCTGTCGATCCACGACGGGTCGTTGTTTCCCACCAGCATCGGCGCCAACCCGCAGCTGTCGATCTACGGCGCCGTCAACCGGCTGGCGCAGGGCCTGGCCAAAAAGCTGTCCGGCCGCGATGTCACACTGGCCTGA
- a CDS encoding triacylglycerol lipase: MLAHLQRLITLTLIAAAFGWLVYFRGSSPALAVTGFFVIALGYTAFLALEFLLLHHINKADPAPQPTWKELLRAWVGETLTAPRVFCWRQPFRTNAVPDQLAPAAGQGRRGVVFVHGFFCNRGLWTPWLQRVRADGRVFVAVNLEPLFGSIDDYAPQIDEAVRQVTEATGLPPLLVCHSMGGLAARAWLKRMKAEARVHHVVTIGTPHGGTWLARFGHGHNGRQMRLQSDWQSQLDHEMPVDRHALFTCWYSNCDNIVFPTSTATLVGADNRLVRGAAHVQMAFLPEVMNATLAMLDGKPA, translated from the coding sequence ATGCTGGCCCACCTGCAACGCCTCATCACACTCACGTTGATTGCCGCGGCCTTTGGCTGGCTGGTTTACTTTCGCGGCAGTTCCCCGGCCCTGGCCGTCACCGGTTTTTTTGTCATCGCGCTGGGCTATACGGCTTTCCTGGCGCTTGAATTCCTGCTTCTTCATCACATCAACAAGGCGGATCCGGCGCCCCAGCCGACCTGGAAAGAGCTGCTGCGCGCCTGGGTGGGCGAGACATTGACGGCGCCCCGCGTGTTTTGCTGGCGCCAGCCCTTTCGCACCAACGCGGTCCCGGACCAGCTGGCGCCCGCAGCCGGCCAGGGGCGCCGCGGCGTGGTGTTTGTGCACGGTTTTTTCTGCAACCGCGGCCTGTGGACACCCTGGCTTCAGCGCGTGCGGGCCGATGGGCGCGTATTTGTCGCCGTCAACCTCGAACCCCTGTTCGGCTCCATCGACGACTACGCGCCCCAGATCGACGAGGCGGTCCGGCAAGTCACCGAAGCCACGGGCCTGCCGCCGCTGCTGGTGTGCCACAGCATGGGCGGGCTGGCGGCGCGGGCCTGGCTCAAACGCATGAAGGCGGAAGCCCGTGTGCATCATGTGGTCACCATCGGAACGCCTCACGGCGGGACCTGGCTGGCGCGATTCGGGCACGGCCACAATGGCCGCCAGATGCGGCTGCAGTCCGACTGGCAGTCGCAGCTGGACCATGAAATGCCGGTCGACCGCCACGCGCTGTTCACCTGCTGGTACTCCAACTGCGACAACATCGTGTTCCCGACATCTACCGCCACCCTCGTGGGGGCTGACAACCGGCTGGTTCGCGGCGCCGCCCATGTGCAGATGGCGTTTTTGCCGGAGGTCATGAACGCCACACTGGCCATGCTGGACGGCAAGCCGGCCTGA
- a CDS encoding helix-turn-helix transcriptional regulator, with product MTLYAMQNASILEAGRPMPLGEAEPDSTHALLALLVDELAHGVLVVTAQGRILHANQAARRELEHAAVLSADRGELKVLMPADAKAFQNAMAKAVAGKRSLIRLATESVGFSLAVMPLQRQPGIPCERMALVLSRLGVSESGVFSAFARNHSLTQTEEQVLVYLCRCLSTPEIAVQMQVAVSTVRSHVRSLCAKTASSGVRELVNRVAILPPIAPLPLGQIH from the coding sequence GTGACACTGTACGCAATGCAAAACGCCAGCATTCTGGAAGCTGGCCGGCCCATGCCTCTTGGCGAGGCCGAGCCGGACTCCACGCACGCCTTGCTGGCCTTGCTGGTGGATGAGTTGGCTCACGGCGTGCTTGTCGTCACGGCGCAAGGCCGGATCCTGCACGCCAACCAGGCCGCACGCCGCGAGCTTGAGCACGCCGCCGTCCTCAGTGCAGACCGGGGGGAACTGAAAGTCCTCATGCCGGCAGACGCCAAGGCCTTTCAAAATGCCATGGCCAAAGCCGTTGCCGGCAAGCGCAGTCTGATACGGCTGGCCACCGAAAGCGTGGGTTTTTCGCTGGCCGTCATGCCTTTGCAGCGCCAGCCGGGCATCCCCTGCGAGCGGATGGCCCTCGTGTTGTCGCGGCTGGGGGTGAGCGAATCCGGCGTGTTCAGCGCTTTCGCCCGCAACCACAGCCTTACCCAGACGGAGGAGCAGGTGCTGGTTTACCTGTGCCGCTGCCTCAGCACGCCGGAAATAGCCGTGCAGATGCAAGTCGCCGTGTCCACCGTTCGCAGCCATGTGCGCAGCCTGTGCGCCAAGACGGCCTCCAGCGGTGTCCGCGAGCTGGTAAATCGCGTGGCCATCCTGCCACCCATCGCACCCCTGCCACTCGGGCAAATTCACTGA
- a CDS encoding Crp/Fnr family transcriptional regulator gives MSSPTPPDEGLYAHLTPELRTLALRGAVRSYPKKTVVINEGEIGDNLFVLLKGSVKVFSMDENGREITYGRIHSGDYFGEMSLDGGPRSASVITLEPCTCAVLSRSDVSEHLVDEPGFAINLVVQVIRRARSATEAARNMALLDVYGRLIAVLEEHDDVTTRDTGTGLTLESITHQDIASRVGASREMVSRLLKDLEKGGYIEMGTKRITLLKKLPSRW, from the coding sequence ATGAGTTCGCCTACACCTCCCGACGAGGGCCTATACGCCCATTTGACTCCCGAATTGCGTACGCTGGCCTTGCGCGGCGCCGTGCGAAGTTACCCCAAAAAAACGGTGGTCATCAATGAGGGCGAGATCGGCGACAACCTCTTTGTGCTCCTCAAAGGCAGCGTCAAGGTGTTTTCCATGGACGAAAACGGGCGCGAAATCACTTATGGGCGCATTCATTCCGGCGACTATTTCGGTGAAATGTCCCTGGATGGCGGGCCTCGCTCGGCGTCCGTCATTACCCTGGAGCCCTGCACCTGCGCCGTGCTGAGCCGTTCGGATGTGAGTGAACACTTGGTCGATGAGCCAGGATTTGCCATCAATCTTGTGGTGCAGGTCATTCGCCGCGCCCGCTCGGCCACAGAGGCCGCACGCAATATGGCCCTGCTCGACGTCTACGGCCGGCTGATCGCCGTGCTGGAAGAGCACGATGACGTGACCACCCGCGATACAGGCACGGGCCTTACGCTTGAATCCATTACCCACCAGGACATTGCAAGCCGTGTCGGCGCTTCCCGCGAAATGGTCAGCCGCCTGCTCAAGGATCTGGAAAAGGGCGGGTACATCGAAATGGGTACAAAGCGGATCACCCTGCTCAAGAAACTGCCCAGCCGCTGGTAG